In the Piscinibacter sp. XHJ-5 genome, one interval contains:
- the hemL gene encoding glutamate-1-semialdehyde 2,1-aminomutase — translation MSNESLFERAQRVIPGGVNSPVRAFRAVGGTPRFITRAEGATIIDAEGRRYIDYIGSWGPMILGHGHPAVLEAVQRAASEGFSFGAPTEREIELAEEILKLVPSMEQVRLVSSGTEAAMSALRLARGATGRQKIVKFEGCYHGHADSLLVKAGSGLATFGNPTSAGVPPDVVRHTLVLEYNNPAQLEEAFALHGADIACVVIEPIAGNMNFVRAGVPFVRRLRELCTQHGALLLFDEVMTGFRVGLESAQGLYAKAIPGFAPDISVFGKVIGGGMPLAAFGARRSVMEQLAPLGPVYQAGTLSGNPVATACGLATLREIQKPGFFDALARRTRSLVDGLLAAAREAQVPMAGDCEGGMFGFFFADSLPQNYSAVMATDKERFNRFFHAMLERGVYFAPALYEAGFVSAAHTEADIAATLAAARDALKV, via the coding sequence ATGAGCAACGAGAGCCTGTTCGAACGCGCGCAGCGCGTGATCCCCGGCGGCGTGAATTCGCCGGTACGCGCATTTCGCGCCGTCGGCGGCACGCCGCGCTTCATCACCCGGGCCGAAGGCGCCACCATCATCGATGCCGAGGGGCGGCGCTACATCGACTACATCGGGTCCTGGGGGCCCATGATCCTCGGCCACGGCCATCCCGCGGTCCTCGAGGCCGTGCAGCGGGCCGCGAGCGAAGGCTTCTCGTTCGGCGCACCGACCGAACGCGAGATCGAGCTCGCCGAGGAGATCCTCAAGCTCGTCCCCTCCATGGAGCAGGTGCGGCTCGTCAGCTCGGGCACCGAGGCGGCGATGAGCGCGCTGCGCCTGGCGCGCGGCGCCACCGGCCGCCAGAAGATCGTGAAGTTCGAGGGCTGCTACCACGGCCATGCCGACTCGCTCCTGGTGAAGGCCGGCTCGGGCTTGGCAACCTTCGGCAATCCCACGTCCGCCGGCGTGCCGCCCGACGTGGTCAGGCACACGCTGGTGCTCGAGTACAACAACCCGGCTCAGCTCGAGGAGGCGTTCGCGCTGCACGGCGCGGACATCGCGTGCGTCGTGATCGAGCCGATCGCCGGCAACATGAACTTCGTGCGCGCCGGCGTGCCTTTCGTGCGGCGCCTGCGAGAGCTGTGCACGCAGCACGGCGCGCTGCTGTTGTTCGACGAGGTCATGACGGGCTTTCGTGTCGGCCTCGAGAGCGCGCAAGGCCTCTACGCGAAGGCGATCCCCGGCTTCGCCCCGGACATCAGCGTGTTCGGCAAGGTCATCGGCGGGGGCATGCCGCTCGCCGCCTTCGGTGCCAGGCGCTCGGTGATGGAGCAGCTCGCGCCGCTCGGCCCGGTGTACCAGGCAGGCACGCTGTCCGGCAACCCGGTGGCGACGGCCTGCGGGCTGGCCACCTTGCGCGAAATCCAGAAGCCGGGCTTCTTCGATGCACTCGCGCGCCGCACGCGCTCGCTGGTCGACGGCCTGCTCGCCGCGGCGCGCGAAGCGCAGGTGCCGATGGCGGGCGACTGCGAAGGCGGCATGTTCGGCTTCTTCTTCGCCGACTCGCTGCCGCAGAACTACAGCGCCGTGATGGCCACCGACAAGGAGCGCTTCAACCGCTTCTTCCACGCCATGCTGGAGCGCGGCGTGTATTTCGCGCCGGCGCTGTACGAAGCCGGC
- a CDS encoding bifunctional hydroxymethylpyrimidine kinase/phosphomethylpyrimidine kinase → MTADNPSTDTGNEPLQDPPAPACVMSFNASDASGAGGVAGDVATIAAMGAHALPVVTSVVMRDTAEVFDHHALDPEVVVEQARSVLEDVTIAAWKVGYLGSAEGVSAVAEVLSDYPDVPLVAYMPNLSWVEEDEQQAYLDAFRELVLPQTEVLVGNHQTLTDFLLPEWENDRPASPRELAVAAAEHGTRFVLVTSVPLPDQFLDNVLASAQGAITGEKFERFEVSFVGAGDTLSAALAALLAAGSELHMAVGESLAFLDQALDAGFRPGMGNVIPDRFFWALPPGEEEEPSAEGGPEEGEAPGSRHIH, encoded by the coding sequence GCGTGATGAGTTTCAATGCCAGCGACGCCAGCGGCGCCGGCGGCGTCGCGGGCGACGTGGCCACCATCGCGGCGATGGGTGCACACGCCCTGCCCGTCGTCACCTCGGTGGTCATGCGCGATACCGCCGAAGTGTTCGACCACCACGCGCTGGACCCCGAGGTCGTGGTCGAGCAGGCCCGAAGCGTCCTCGAGGACGTCACCATCGCCGCCTGGAAGGTGGGCTACCTCGGCTCGGCCGAGGGCGTGAGCGCGGTGGCGGAGGTGCTGTCCGACTATCCCGATGTGCCGCTCGTGGCTTACATGCCCAACCTCTCGTGGGTCGAAGAGGACGAGCAGCAGGCCTACCTCGACGCGTTTCGCGAGCTGGTGCTGCCGCAGACCGAAGTGCTGGTCGGCAACCACCAGACGCTGACCGACTTCCTGCTGCCCGAATGGGAGAACGACCGGCCGGCCTCGCCGCGCGAGCTGGCGGTGGCGGCGGCCGAGCACGGCACGCGCTTCGTGCTGGTGACCAGCGTTCCGCTGCCCGACCAGTTCCTGGACAACGTGCTGGCCTCGGCGCAGGGCGCCATCACCGGCGAGAAATTCGAGCGCTTCGAGGTGAGCTTCGTCGGCGCCGGCGACACGCTGTCGGCGGCGCTGGCCGCCTTGCTGGCGGCCGGCAGCGAGTTGCACATGGCGGTCGGCGAATCGCTGGCCTTTCTCGACCAGGCACTCGACGCGGGCTTCCGTCCCGGCATGGGCAACGTGATCCCCGACCGCTTCTTCTGGGCGCTGCCGCCCGGCGAGGAAGAAGAGCCGAGCGCCGAGGGCGGTCCGGAAGAAGGCGAAGCGCCCGGCAGCCGCCACATCCACTGA